The following is a genomic window from Citrifermentans bemidjiense Bem.
GGGCTCTCCCGCAACCTCACCACGGCCGAAATTGTGAACCAGGTCTGCGCGGTGAAGCGCGACCAGCCGGTCAATAACATCGTCTTCATGGGGATGGGGGAGCCGCTGGCGAACCTGAAAGGGGTGATCCCGGCAGTGCAGATCCTGACCGACCCGGACGGCTTCCAGTTCTCCACCAGGAAGGTCACCGTTTCCACCTCCGGGCTCGTCCCCGAGATGGCGGAACTCGGGCGCGGCTGCACCGTGAACCTCGCCGTCTCGCTGAACGCCACCACCGACGAGGTGAGGAGCCGGATCATGCCGGTGAACCGCACTTATCCTCTGGCCCAGTTGCTCGCCGCCTGCAAGGCGTTCCCGCTTCCCTCCCGGCGCTGGATCACCATGGAGTACGTGATGATCCGGGACCTGAACGACTCGCTTGAAGACGCGAAGAGGCTGGTGCGGCTGATCAGCAACATCCCCTCCAAGGTGAACCTGATCCCGTTCAACGAGCACGAAGGGTGCGACTTCAAATGCCCCACCCAGGAGTCGATCGACCGCTTCCACAAGTATCTGTTGGACAAAAACGTCACCGTGATCACCCGTTCCAGCCGCGGCAGCGACATCTCTGCCGCCTGCGGCCAGCTCAAGGGACGGCTGGATCAGGAGGACGGCGAACGCCGCAACTGCGGCTGCGAAGGCTAGAGAGAACTGAAATAAAATCCCTGGAGGTAGAGATGGCAAACGAGGTAATCGGCGTTATCGGCGGCAGCGGGCTCTACGAGATGGAAGGGATGACCGGCGTCGCCCAGGTGACGGTCGACACCCCCTTCGGCAGGCCTAGCGACGAGTATGTGACCGGGACGCTGGACGGGGTCAGCATGGTATTCCTGCCGCGGCACGGCAAGGGTCACCGCTTCACCCCCAGCGAGGTGAACTACCGCGCCAACATCTACGGCATGAAGAAGTTGGGCGTCACCCGCATCATCTCGGTGTCGGCCGTGGGTAGCCTCAGGGAGGAGATCGTTCCGGGGCACATCGTGATACCGGACCAGTTCATCGACCGCACCCGCGGCTTCAGAAAGGACACCTTCTTCGGAAACGGCGTGGTGGGGCACGTCCAGTTCGCCGACCCGGTCTGCGCAGAGCTTTCCGATCTTTTGCACGCGGCAGCCGTCGAGGTCGACGCGGTGGTGCACCGGGGAGGTTGCTACGTCTGCATGGAAGGGCCCGCCTTCTCCACCCGCGCCGAGAGCCACCTGTACCGCTCCTTCGGGGCCTCCATCATCGGCATGACCAACCTCACCGAGGCGAAGCTCGCGCGCGAGGCGGAGATCTGCTACGGCGTCATCGCACTCTCCACCGAC
Proteins encoded in this region:
- the mtnP gene encoding S-methyl-5'-thioadenosine phosphorylase, translated to MANEVIGVIGGSGLYEMEGMTGVAQVTVDTPFGRPSDEYVTGTLDGVSMVFLPRHGKGHRFTPSEVNYRANIYGMKKLGVTRIISVSAVGSLREEIVPGHIVIPDQFIDRTRGFRKDTFFGNGVVGHVQFADPVCAELSDLLHAAAVEVDAVVHRGGCYVCMEGPAFSTRAESHLYRSFGASIIGMTNLTEAKLAREAEICYGVIALSTDYDCWHDAHADVSVEAIIAIIKNNVATAKKIIRQAVAKVAAGRGCGCGEALKYAIISDTSVIPVETRENLELIMGKYL
- the rlmN gene encoding 23S rRNA (adenine(2503)-C(2))-methyltransferase RlmN; this encodes MQKTDIKNLTLQGLESYISGLGKERFRAKQIFKWLYQMDAGSFEEMTNVSKEFRVMLGEIAQISNLTPEVVEASEDGTRKYLFRLSDGSAVESVLIPDEGRNTLCISSQVGCAMGCAFCLTGSFGLSRNLTTAEIVNQVCAVKRDQPVNNIVFMGMGEPLANLKGVIPAVQILTDPDGFQFSTRKVTVSTSGLVPEMAELGRGCTVNLAVSLNATTDEVRSRIMPVNRTYPLAQLLAACKAFPLPSRRWITMEYVMIRDLNDSLEDAKRLVRLISNIPSKVNLIPFNEHEGCDFKCPTQESIDRFHKYLLDKNVTVITRSSRGSDISAACGQLKGRLDQEDGERRNCGCEG